ATCAACTGCTCGCCTTAGAAAAAATAGCCAAACGGGAAAAATGCGTTTATCCCTTTGCGGCCCTAACGGGCAATTGGCGGCTGGTATTTATTACGGGCACAAAAAAAGCCCAAAAACAGGCGGGAAAAATATTGGGGAAAGGTCGTTATTTACCCAATTGGGTCAAGGTGGCGATCGCCTACGAAGTAATTCCTAATCGAGACCTAAATTCTGCCTGGGAGCGGGGCCGGGTGCAGAATTGTGTCCAACTTGGGCCAGGGCAACTGTCCTTCGCTGGCCCGCTTAAATTCCAAGGGATAAAGCGGTTACTGGCCTTTGATTTTACCCATCTCACCCTTAAGCTTGGCCCCCTCAAGCTTTACCA
The nucleotide sequence above comes from [Synechococcus] sp. NIES-970. Encoded proteins:
- a CDS encoding hypothetical protein (conserved hypothetical protein), with amino-acid sequence MTDFTTALTGDRLLDPHQRPTAPELINQLLALEKIAKREKCVYPFAALTGNWRLVFITGTKKAQKQAGKILGKGRYLPNWVKVAIAYEVIPNRDLNSAWERGRVQNCVQLGPGQLSFAGPLKFQGIKRLLAFDFTHLTLKLGPLKLYQGSVRGGAQDEAFYNGAIAQQAFFSYFYVGTDVIAARGRGGGLAVWVRQPES